A portion of the Pedobacter cryoconitis genome contains these proteins:
- a CDS encoding SusC/RagA family TonB-linked outer membrane protein yields the protein MSKFYLLTVGFCFFCSFLSAQTRKISGQVTDAKSGETLIGVSILVKGTSQGTSTDTNGKFSLNISGSEPVLVVNYVGYLKEEVNAGNQTQLQIKLTPNETALSEVVVIGYGTVKKRDLTGSVVSVKGEDIAKVPSSNPLESIQGKVPGVDITRSSGAASSGVNINIRGTRSISAGNGPLIIVDGVQYSSLQDLNPNDIASMEILKDASSTAIYGSRGANGVILITTKKGISGLATVSLNTYYGVSKVSRYPSVMNAEQYIEQRRQANRTTGNWSSPADDVKIFNSAEYSAIQNKEFLNYQDLIFHDGSQQDYQLGVRAGTEKTKVYFSLDYLDEKGVLKMDKSSRYTARLNLDQSIGKYFTTGMQGQFTHYEQDNRRDPLNQVNKISPLGTLYDNEGKFIAYPLAGTFVSPLADEQPNVYSNQTIINRTLLSAYMEFKPFKGLVARSNLGVNLNSDRTGTYADRFSLDRNGSVPKATYSASNGHLINIENYITYSKEIKDHAFTVTGINSLLYNRSDNIAASGENQLLKSQLFYGLGNTQNQAVNTAYTMNNLISFAGRLNYAYKGKYLLTATGRTDGSSKLAEGNKWAFFPSAAVAWRVSDEQFLKDNKIISDLKLKYSYGIAGSDNINSYSTQSSLSRIGFAYDDAPSLAYGYSPRVGNLALTWEKTKTSDFGLEIALFKNRITATVDYYDSKTYDLLLNRSLPPTDGVISVIQNIAKTRNKGIEVYISSKNIVNKDFQWTTNVSFSRNREKIVELAGGAQSDVLNSWFVGSPIQSFYDYEKIGIWQTADAAEAAKYGQKAGDIRVSDLNNDGKIDATNDRKIIGTNRPDWSGGLENTFTYKSWDLNIYLFARMGQTVYAEFLRRYDPQGINNSSTIINYWKPENASNDFPRPNKNISFNSTLYSTSLGYTDGSFIRLRNITLGYTVPKSTLEKSFIKSVRVYATARNPFTYTKSSLLKEYDPERGGSEGAPMTKLYTVGLNVTF from the coding sequence ATGAGCAAATTTTATCTTTTAACTGTAGGGTTCTGCTTTTTCTGCAGTTTCCTATCCGCACAAACCCGTAAAATCTCGGGGCAGGTGACCGATGCAAAAAGCGGAGAAACACTAATCGGCGTGAGTATACTGGTTAAAGGGACCAGTCAGGGAACTAGTACCGATACCAACGGAAAATTCAGTCTGAACATTTCTGGCAGCGAGCCAGTACTCGTGGTCAACTATGTTGGCTATCTGAAAGAAGAAGTTAACGCAGGCAATCAAACACAACTACAAATTAAATTGACACCTAATGAAACAGCCTTGAGTGAGGTTGTCGTAATTGGCTATGGAACCGTAAAGAAAAGAGACCTTACCGGCTCAGTAGTTTCCGTTAAAGGCGAAGACATTGCTAAAGTTCCATCCTCAAACCCATTAGAATCAATTCAAGGTAAAGTACCAGGTGTTGATATTACCCGAAGCAGTGGAGCTGCATCATCAGGGGTAAACATCAACATCAGAGGTACAAGATCAATTTCGGCAGGCAATGGCCCGCTGATCATTGTTGATGGGGTGCAATATTCAAGTCTGCAAGACTTAAATCCAAATGATATTGCTTCTATGGAGATTTTAAAAGATGCTTCTTCCACAGCCATATATGGATCCAGAGGTGCTAACGGTGTAATTCTGATTACCACGAAAAAAGGAATTTCAGGACTGGCAACAGTTTCCTTAAATACTTATTATGGCGTATCAAAAGTATCCAGATATCCTTCAGTAATGAATGCAGAACAATATATCGAACAACGCAGACAGGCCAACCGTACAACTGGTAACTGGTCAAGTCCGGCAGACGACGTCAAAATATTTAATTCCGCAGAATATAGCGCCATACAAAATAAAGAATTTCTAAATTATCAGGACCTGATCTTTCATGATGGAAGCCAACAAGATTACCAGTTAGGTGTAAGGGCTGGAACAGAAAAAACCAAAGTATATTTTTCTCTCGATTACCTGGACGAAAAAGGTGTATTGAAAATGGATAAATCCAGTCGTTATACCGCACGTTTAAACCTGGATCAGTCTATCGGGAAATACTTCACAACCGGAATGCAGGGACAGTTTACACACTATGAACAAGATAACCGCCGTGACCCATTAAATCAGGTGAACAAAATCTCTCCTTTAGGGACACTTTATGACAATGAGGGTAAATTCATCGCTTATCCACTTGCAGGTACTTTTGTAAGCCCACTTGCCGACGAACAGCCAAATGTATATTCAAACCAGACTATCATCAACCGTACACTGCTGTCAGCTTATATGGAATTTAAACCATTCAAAGGATTAGTTGCCCGCTCCAATCTTGGGGTCAACTTAAACAGTGACAGAACCGGGACATATGCAGACCGTTTTTCCCTTGACCGTAACGGATCTGTTCCAAAAGCAACTTATTCAGCCTCCAATGGACATTTAATTAACATAGAAAACTATATTACCTATAGCAAAGAAATCAAAGATCATGCTTTTACAGTCACTGGTATTAACAGTTTACTCTATAACAGATCGGATAATATTGCAGCATCAGGTGAAAACCAATTGCTAAAATCACAGTTATTTTATGGACTTGGAAACACACAAAACCAAGCCGTAAACACAGCTTATACCATGAATAATCTAATTTCCTTTGCTGGAAGGTTAAATTATGCTTACAAAGGTAAATACCTGTTAACGGCAACTGGTCGTACAGACGGTTCCTCAAAATTGGCAGAAGGTAATAAATGGGCCTTTTTCCCCTCTGCAGCTGTAGCCTGGAGAGTAAGTGATGAGCAATTTCTAAAAGACAATAAAATCATCAGTGATCTGAAGTTGAAGTACAGTTACGGTATTGCCGGCAGTGATAATATCAATTCTTATTCAACTCAGAGCAGTTTATCAAGAATTGGATTTGCTTATGATGATGCACCATCCCTCGCTTATGGTTATTCTCCAAGAGTTGGTAACCTGGCCCTGACCTGGGAAAAAACGAAAACAAGTGACTTTGGGTTAGAAATCGCACTCTTTAAAAACAGGATAACTGCGACCGTTGATTATTATGATTCTAAAACTTATGATTTATTGCTCAACAGAAGTCTGCCACCAACAGATGGCGTAATTAGTGTAATTCAGAATATTGCTAAAACCCGTAATAAAGGGATTGAGGTTTATATTTCTTCAAAAAACATCGTCAATAAGGATTTTCAGTGGACTACAAATGTCAGCTTCAGCAGAAACAGAGAGAAGATCGTTGAACTTGCAGGAGGGGCCCAATCAGACGTGCTGAACTCCTGGTTTGTGGGCTCACCGATACAATCTTTCTATGACTATGAGAAAATAGGGATCTGGCAAACAGCCGATGCTGCTGAGGCAGCAAAATACGGACAGAAAGCAGGGGATATCCGGGTTAGCGATCTCAATAACGATGGGAAAATTGATGCAACCAATGACCGTAAAATTATAGGTACTAACCGCCCGGACTGGAGTGGTGGCCTGGAAAATACATTTACCTATAAATCCTGGGATCTGAACATTTATCTTTTCGCCAGGATGGGCCAGACGGTATATGCTGAATTCTTACGCAGATACGACCCTCAGGGAATTAATAACAGCTCTACTATTATTAACTACTGGAAACCAGAAAATGCTTCCAACGATTTTCCCCGTCCAAATAAGAACATCTCGTTTAATTCTACGCTATACTCTACCTCTTTAGGCTATACTGATGGATCTTTTATCAGGTTAAGAAATATTACGCTAGGTTATACAGTACCCAAAAGCACACTGGAAAAGAGTTTTATCAAAAGTGTCCGCGTTTACGCAACTGCCAGAAACCCTTTTACCTATACCAAATCATCTTTACTCAAAGAATATGATCCTGAACGGGGTGGATCGGAAGGTGCACCTATGACTAAGCTTTATACCGTTGGCTTAAATGTTACTTTTTAA
- a CDS encoding NADP-dependent glyceraldehyde-3-phosphate dehydrogenase, whose amino-acid sequence MNFQDQLNSIFVEEHEIPEVFRLQQELHQRAYLSNGAMHPWDGEVHTVVSPVCIKTPEGLQRKVIGTYPLCSEKEAMEALDAAVAAYDNGRGEWPTMSVADRITHVEKFTGRIIEKKQEVVKLLMWEIGKSYADSVKEFDRTVEYIHATIDALKDLDRQSSRFTIEQGIVAQVRRSPLGVVLCMGPFNYPLNETFTTLIPALIMGNTLLFKPPKHGTLLHYPLLEAFRDSFPKGVVNTIYGRGNVIIPGLMKSGKINVLTLIGSSKVANELKKLHPKVNRLRAILGLDAKNAAIITAHADLELAVQETVLGSLSFNGQRCTALKIIFIHRSLADEFLKLLSAAVAKLKFGMPWVEGVSLTPLPEPHKPAYLKECIEDAIAHGASVINKHGGATNESFVYPAIVYPVNKNMKLYTEEQFGPVIPIVPFDDLEETIEYLIESTHGQQVSIFSNDHVEVAALIDPLINQVSRVNINCQCQRGPDAFPFTGRKDSAEGTLSVVDALRSFSIRSLVATKLNDANKLLINEIIDGNDSNFLSTKYLF is encoded by the coding sequence ATGAATTTTCAAGACCAGCTCAATTCCATTTTTGTGGAAGAGCATGAAATACCCGAAGTATTCAGATTGCAGCAGGAACTGCATCAGCGTGCGTATTTAAGTAATGGAGCCATGCATCCCTGGGATGGAGAAGTCCACACTGTAGTTTCCCCTGTTTGTATCAAAACACCTGAGGGGCTACAGCGTAAAGTGATCGGTACCTATCCTTTGTGTAGTGAAAAAGAAGCTATGGAGGCACTGGACGCAGCTGTAGCAGCCTATGACAATGGCCGTGGCGAATGGCCAACAATGAGTGTAGCCGACAGAATTACCCATGTAGAGAAGTTTACAGGCAGGATTATTGAGAAGAAACAAGAAGTAGTTAAGCTGCTGATGTGGGAAATTGGTAAATCCTACGCTGATTCTGTTAAAGAATTTGACAGAACAGTAGAGTACATCCACGCCACCATTGATGCGCTGAAAGACCTCGATCGTCAATCTTCAAGATTTACCATAGAACAGGGGATCGTTGCACAAGTGAGGCGTTCCCCACTTGGTGTAGTACTTTGTATGGGCCCATTTAACTATCCTTTAAATGAGACTTTTACTACTTTAATCCCTGCACTTATCATGGGGAATACTTTGTTATTTAAACCACCTAAACACGGTACACTTTTACACTATCCATTATTGGAAGCTTTCAGAGATTCTTTCCCAAAAGGCGTAGTCAATACCATTTATGGCAGAGGAAATGTAATCATTCCCGGACTAATGAAATCTGGAAAGATTAATGTTTTAACTTTAATCGGCTCGAGTAAAGTCGCAAATGAATTAAAGAAGCTGCATCCAAAAGTTAACAGACTGCGGGCTATCTTAGGATTAGATGCGAAAAACGCAGCGATAATCACTGCACACGCAGACTTGGAATTGGCAGTTCAGGAAACAGTCTTGGGATCTTTGTCTTTTAACGGACAGAGATGTACCGCTTTAAAGATTATTTTCATCCACCGTTCCCTGGCTGATGAATTCCTGAAATTATTGTCAGCGGCTGTAGCTAAACTAAAATTTGGTATGCCATGGGTAGAAGGGGTATCCTTAACTCCTTTGCCTGAACCACATAAACCTGCTTATCTTAAAGAATGTATTGAAGATGCTATAGCGCATGGTGCTTCAGTTATCAATAAACATGGCGGCGCTACTAACGAATCTTTCGTCTATCCTGCAATTGTTTATCCGGTAAACAAAAACATGAAACTTTATACGGAAGAACAGTTCGGCCCGGTTATTCCTATCGTTCCATTTGATGATCTGGAAGAAACGATCGAATACCTGATTGAATCTACCCATGGTCAGCAAGTGAGTATTTTCAGTAATGATCACGTAGAAGTAGCAGCATTAATTGACCCTTTAATCAACCAGGTAAGTCGTGTAAACATCAATTGCCAATGCCAGCGCGGGCCTGATGCGTTCCCGTTTACAGGTAGAAAAGATAGTGCTGAAGGAACATTGTCAGTTGTAGATGCACTGCGGTCTTTCTCTATCCGATCTCTGGTAGCTACCAAACTGAATGATGCTAATAAGCTTTTAATCAATGAAATAATTGACGGTAACGATTCTAATTTCTTAAGTACAAAATATCTGTTTTAA
- the uxaC gene encoding glucuronate isomerase: MKKFIDENFLLNNETAVLLYHQYAKDMAVIDYHCHLPPDQIAEDKNFENLTQVWLYGDHYKWRAMRANGVPENYITGNKSDWEKFEKWAETVPYTLRNPLYHWTHLELQRYFDCYTILSPATAREIYDECTAKLQKPAYSVRNLLRKMKVSVLATTDDPTDDLVHHQKIKADGFEIKVLPAFRPDKAMNADDLPSLIAYIKKLQDISSHQIIDFDSYLKALKDRHDYFAANGCTVSDHGLEQLYAAVYTDQEVASIFDKLMNQQELSAQEVLQFKSAMLYHFAIWDHEKGWVQQYHLGALRNNNSRLLARLGPDTGWDSIGDFQQGPQLSKFLNRLDATDQLAKTILYNLNPSDNELMATMIGNFNDGTIAGKIQFGSGWWFLDQKDGMTRQLNALSNMGLLSRFIGMLTDSRSFLSYPRHEYFRRLLCNLLGEDIENGELPDNIDWVGQIVKNICYTNAKDYFNF, translated from the coding sequence GTGAAAAAGTTTATTGATGAAAATTTCTTACTAAATAATGAAACCGCCGTATTGCTCTATCATCAATATGCAAAAGACATGGCTGTGATAGATTATCACTGTCATTTACCACCTGATCAAATTGCTGAAGACAAGAATTTTGAGAACCTGACACAGGTGTGGCTATATGGAGATCATTATAAATGGCGTGCAATGCGTGCTAACGGAGTTCCGGAAAACTACATTACCGGAAATAAAAGTGATTGGGAGAAATTTGAAAAGTGGGCAGAAACCGTACCTTATACCCTGCGTAACCCCTTATATCACTGGACACATTTAGAACTGCAGCGCTATTTTGATTGCTATACTATCTTATCTCCGGCAACAGCCAGGGAAATATACGATGAATGTACAGCCAAACTTCAAAAGCCAGCTTACTCGGTAAGGAACCTGCTGCGGAAAATGAAAGTCAGTGTACTGGCTACTACAGATGATCCAACTGATGACCTCGTACATCATCAAAAGATTAAAGCAGATGGTTTTGAAATAAAAGTGCTGCCAGCATTCAGGCCGGACAAAGCCATGAACGCAGATGACTTGCCTTCGCTTATTGCCTATATTAAGAAACTGCAAGACATTTCATCCCATCAAATAATAGATTTTGATAGTTATTTAAAGGCATTAAAAGACAGACATGACTACTTTGCTGCAAATGGCTGCACAGTTTCTGATCATGGCTTGGAACAACTGTATGCTGCTGTTTATACAGATCAGGAAGTCGCTTCAATATTTGATAAGCTAATGAATCAGCAAGAATTAAGTGCGCAGGAAGTTTTACAGTTTAAATCTGCCATGCTTTATCATTTTGCAATATGGGACCATGAAAAAGGATGGGTACAACAATATCATCTGGGTGCATTAAGAAACAATAATTCGCGTTTATTAGCGCGTCTTGGGCCAGATACCGGGTGGGATTCGATAGGTGATTTCCAGCAAGGACCACAGTTATCAAAATTTTTAAACAGACTGGATGCCACTGATCAACTTGCCAAGACCATTCTTTATAACCTGAATCCTTCAGATAATGAACTCATGGCAACTATGATTGGTAATTTTAACGATGGTACTATTGCTGGAAAAATTCAATTTGGTTCGGGATGGTGGTTTCTTGATCAAAAAGACGGGATGACCCGGCAACTTAACGCGCTTTCAAATATGGGCTTGTTAAGCCGCTTTATAGGGATGCTTACCGATTCAAGAAGTTTTCTTTCTTATCCCCGTCATGAATATTTCAGAAGATTACTCTGCAATTTGCTTGGTGAGGACATAGAAAACGGAGAATTGCCCGATAATATAGACTGGGTAGGGCAAATCGTGAAAAATATCTGCTATACTAACGCAAAAGATTACTTTAATTTCTAA
- a CDS encoding glycoside hydrolase family 88/105 protein — protein MKKSFFLKTGLACLFVINYGVSASAQTKALSEAMAATVMDIWQDSLTLDPENPKPVKWAYDQGVILEGIEAIWKRTKSDAYFKYMQKSMDFFVSTEGGISRYKQTDYNIDNVKNGRTLLSLYKTTGQKKYFKAATLLWDQLQKQPRTQEGGFWHKKIYPHQMWLDGLYMGEPFYAEYAALIKDGKAYDDIANQFIYMEKNARDTKTGLLYHGWDESKQERWANKTTGVSPNFWARAMGWYGMALVDVLEYFPEHHPKREALLNILDRLSIAIGKYQDTNSGLWYDILDQPERAGNYKEASASCMFVYTISKGVRKGYLERKYFKIAKHGFQGIQKEFIEDGAKPGQINLKGTVSVSGLGGKPYRDGSYAYYISEKVITNDPKGVGAFLLAASEMEIAPKNL, from the coding sequence ATGAAAAAATCATTTTTCCTGAAAACGGGTTTGGCTTGCCTGTTCGTTATAAATTATGGCGTAAGTGCAAGCGCACAGACTAAAGCCCTGAGCGAGGCCATGGCCGCTACAGTAATGGATATTTGGCAGGATTCTTTAACCCTTGACCCTGAAAACCCTAAACCCGTAAAATGGGCTTATGACCAGGGAGTTATTCTGGAAGGGATTGAGGCTATCTGGAAAAGGACCAAATCTGATGCCTACTTTAAATACATGCAGAAATCTATGGATTTTTTCGTTAGTACAGAAGGAGGAATCAGCCGCTACAAACAGACTGATTATAATATTGATAATGTGAAAAACGGCAGGACACTGCTTTCTTTATATAAAACAACCGGGCAGAAGAAATATTTTAAAGCAGCAACGCTACTCTGGGACCAGCTTCAAAAACAACCTCGTACACAAGAAGGTGGATTCTGGCATAAAAAGATATATCCCCATCAAATGTGGCTGGATGGGCTGTACATGGGAGAACCTTTTTACGCGGAATATGCAGCTTTAATCAAAGACGGGAAAGCTTATGACGACATCGCTAACCAATTTATTTACATGGAGAAAAATGCGCGTGATACTAAAACAGGCTTACTCTATCACGGCTGGGACGAATCAAAACAAGAACGCTGGGCTAATAAAACTACAGGGGTTTCTCCCAATTTCTGGGCCCGGGCAATGGGATGGTATGGTATGGCCCTGGTAGATGTACTTGAATATTTTCCTGAACATCATCCAAAAAGAGAAGCCCTGCTCAACATTCTGGACCGTTTATCAATTGCTATTGGTAAATATCAGGATACAAATTCTGGTCTGTGGTATGATATTCTTGACCAACCAGAACGGGCAGGTAACTATAAAGAAGCTTCAGCATCCTGCATGTTTGTCTATACCATCAGTAAGGGTGTCCGCAAAGGATATTTAGAACGTAAATACTTCAAAATTGCCAAACATGGTTTTCAGGGGATACAAAAAGAATTCATTGAAGATGGGGCGAAACCCGGACAAATAAATTTAAAAGGTACAGTGAGTGTCTCCGGATTAGGTGGAAAACCATATCGCGATGGCAGTTATGCTTACTATATCAGTGAAAAGGTAATAACGAATGATCCTAAGGGTGTCGGCGCATTTTTATTGGCTGCCTCAGAAATGGAAATTGCTCCAAAAAATCTTTAA
- a CDS encoding glycoside hydrolase family 28 protein — MNNFRLIFASLIISLAITVNAQPKETDPFNHLPVVKEPVFKNDTLSILKYGAVNDGVTLNTIPINQAIAASSKNGGGVVLIPEGMWLTGPIELKSNVNLHLQKNALLQFTKDLNQYKLVEGNWEGVAQMRNQSPIWANDEENIAITGYGIIDGAGDVWRMVKKDKLTESQWKARIASGGLVNEEKKIWYPSEKTFKGAAMKDPGLITPNKSAAFYDSIKDFLRPNLLVLNNCKRILLEGVIFQNSPAWNLHPLLCSDLTVRNVYVKNPRYAQNGDGIDIESCKNVLIEGSTFDVGDDGICIKSGRDAAGRKRGIPTENVIIRNSTVYHAHGGFVIGSEMSGGAKNIYITDCTFIGTDIGLRFKTTRGRGGIVEGIYARNINMKDIVGEAILFDMYYAAVDPIVLSGEKRVAPQIKVVPVTEETPIFRDFHISNIVCDGASKAIFIRGLPELSISDIYFNHLTIKSKEGIDLQEAKNIQLNHINLIVEQSKPPIRIQNGNNVSYKNLDPATRSLLIK; from the coding sequence ATGAATAATTTCCGTCTAATCTTTGCAAGCTTGATCATCAGTCTGGCCATTACTGTAAATGCACAGCCTAAAGAAACAGATCCCTTTAATCATCTGCCGGTAGTCAAAGAACCTGTATTTAAAAATGACACACTGAGTATCCTTAAATATGGAGCAGTAAATGATGGCGTAACACTCAATACCATACCAATTAATCAAGCTATAGCGGCCAGCAGTAAAAATGGCGGTGGTGTGGTGCTCATTCCTGAAGGAATGTGGTTAACAGGGCCTATTGAACTTAAAAGTAATGTAAACCTGCATCTGCAAAAAAATGCTTTACTTCAATTTACCAAAGACCTCAATCAGTATAAATTGGTAGAAGGAAATTGGGAAGGAGTTGCCCAAATGCGTAATCAATCTCCTATCTGGGCTAATGACGAAGAAAACATTGCGATAACTGGTTATGGGATTATTGACGGGGCAGGCGATGTATGGCGGATGGTTAAGAAAGATAAATTGACAGAGAGCCAATGGAAAGCACGTATAGCTTCTGGTGGTTTGGTGAATGAAGAAAAAAAAATCTGGTATCCTTCAGAAAAAACATTTAAAGGGGCTGCTATGAAAGATCCCGGGCTGATTACTCCAAATAAATCTGCTGCATTTTACGACTCCATTAAAGACTTTCTCCGTCCAAATTTGCTGGTGCTTAATAATTGTAAACGGATTTTGCTCGAAGGTGTGATTTTTCAAAATTCCCCAGCCTGGAACTTACATCCACTCCTGTGCAGCGACCTGACTGTTCGGAATGTATATGTGAAAAATCCACGGTATGCACAGAATGGTGATGGTATAGATATAGAATCCTGTAAAAATGTACTGATCGAAGGAAGTACATTTGATGTTGGGGACGATGGGATTTGTATCAAATCGGGAAGAGATGCAGCAGGCCGCAAGCGTGGGATTCCAACAGAAAATGTAATTATCCGCAACAGTACTGTTTATCATGCCCATGGAGGCTTTGTAATCGGCAGTGAAATGTCTGGCGGAGCCAAAAATATCTATATTACAGATTGCACCTTTATTGGTACTGATATCGGTTTGAGATTTAAAACCACGAGAGGGAGAGGTGGGATTGTAGAAGGTATTTATGCCAGGAATATCAATATGAAAGATATTGTTGGAGAAGCTATCCTCTTTGATATGTATTATGCCGCAGTTGATCCCATAGTTTTATCGGGAGAAAAAAGAGTAGCCCCTCAAATTAAGGTTGTACCTGTTACAGAAGAAACACCAATATTCAGAGATTTTCATATCAGTAATATCGTTTGTGACGGGGCTTCTAAAGCTATATTTATCCGTGGTTTACCAGAGTTAAGCATCAGTGATATTTACTTTAACCACTTAACGATCAAATCTAAAGAAGGAATTGATTTACAGGAAGCTAAAAACATACAGCTGAACCATATAAATTTGATTGTTGAACAATCAAAACCACCCATCAGGATACAAAACGGAAACAACGTCTCTTATAAAAATCTTGATCCTGCTACCAGATCACTTCTTATAAAATAA
- a CDS encoding LacI family DNA-binding transcriptional regulator encodes MFVPSTLKDIASALGYSTSTISRALRDTYEISPETKKIIREYAQKINYRPNPIAQSLKERRSKSIGVIVAEVANHYFSQAINGIESIAYDRGYHVIITQTHESYEREKINIQHLASRSVDGLLISLSAETSDTSHLQDLHQKGLPMVFFDRVTEDIITHKVIADNEKGAFEATAHLIQKGYKRIAHLTSSAHLSISIERLDGYKKALAKHHIPFEEAYVKYCPHGGMFYQETENAIKELMNLREKPDAIFVAGDRLSIDCLMVFKNLNIKIPEDIAITGFSNSDVLDLMNPSLTSIRQPAFEMGQIATQMLLKVIESKYPVYDFEKKILDTSLFVR; translated from the coding sequence ATGTTTGTACCCTCTACATTAAAAGATATAGCCAGTGCACTAGGCTATTCAACTTCTACAATTTCCAGGGCTTTACGTGATACTTATGAGATCAGTCCTGAAACTAAAAAGATTATCCGGGAGTATGCACAAAAGATAAACTACCGTCCTAATCCTATTGCACAGAGTTTAAAGGAACGCAGGAGCAAATCAATAGGTGTTATAGTCGCTGAGGTTGCCAATCATTACTTTTCTCAGGCAATTAACGGGATTGAATCTATTGCTTATGATCGCGGTTATCATGTAATTATTACGCAGACCCATGAGTCTTATGAGCGGGAAAAAATCAATATTCAACATTTAGCTTCCAGATCTGTTGATGGATTACTGATCTCTTTATCTGCTGAAACAAGTGATACCTCACATCTTCAGGACTTGCATCAGAAAGGACTGCCAATGGTGTTTTTTGACCGGGTTACAGAAGATATAATCACCCACAAAGTTATCGCTGATAATGAAAAAGGAGCTTTTGAGGCCACAGCACATTTGATTCAGAAAGGGTATAAAAGAATTGCGCATTTAACGAGTTCTGCGCATTTATCAATTAGCATAGAGCGTCTGGATGGGTACAAAAAAGCGTTGGCCAAACATCATATCCCTTTTGAGGAAGCTTATGTTAAATATTGTCCGCATGGAGGAATGTTTTATCAGGAAACTGAAAATGCAATCAAAGAATTAATGAACCTGAGGGAAAAACCTGACGCCATTTTTGTAGCTGGTGACAGGTTAAGTATTGATTGTCTGATGGTATTTAAGAATTTAAATATCAAAATTCCAGAAGACATTGCAATTACAGGTTTTAGCAATTCGGATGTATTGGATCTGATGAATCCTTCGCTTACTTCGATCCGCCAGCCAGCCTTTGAGATGGGACAGATTGCGACACAGATGCTGCTTAAGGTTATAGAAAGTAAGTATCCAGTATATGATTTCGAGAAAAAGATACTGGATACGAGCCTGTTTGTACGTTAA